GTACGTGCAGACCACGGCGTCCGGCTTCCAATCCCGCAGCAGCCGTTCCAGAAAACGCTCCACGGGAGCGAGCCCCTTGACGGGTTTTTCCGCCAGGTTGCGCTTGTCGCTCACCTCGTACATCAGCTTCCAGAGGCGGGGCAGGCGGGAAATAATCCACAGGTAGGCGGCGCGCGTCAGGCGGAACATCCGGGGCATCGCCTCCGCGCACAGGTCCGTCACGCGGACTTCCGCGCGCCCTGCGAGGGCATCCCGCACACCCCTGGCGGCGGAATTGTGCCCTTCCCCGTATCCCGCAGTCACGATCAGAATTCGCGGCAGCCTTCTCTTCTCCATGGGACAGGATATACCAGTATTCCAGTCAATCGGAAAGAACTTCTTGCAGGAAGACGGGCACGCCCGCAGAGCTTCTTCCGGCAGATCCGGCGCAGCGCCTGCCTTGACGGCAGGGGCCGGAAGAGCCTTGTTCCCGGCGGGGCAGCCAGCGGGAAACACGGAAAAACACCTTCCCGCGGACTGCGTGAAAACGCCCTGCCGGGAATGAAGGCCTCCCGGCCTTCATCATTGGATCCAATCCGGAATGAATCGAAGAGGTTTTGTCTGCAAGGGCCGAAAGGCCCCTGCGGCCCGCGGACGGAAAAGGACCGCAAAACAGCATTTGCACACCATTATTCCCCTCCCGAATCCGGATTTAACATTGACCTGCGCAGGCCGTCAGGGCAAGCTTTCAGCCATGCGCATCGTCTTCATGGGCACAGGCGACATTGCCATTCCCGCCTTCCGCAGCCTGGTCCGTAACTCGGACCTGGTAGGCCTGGTCACGCAGCCTGACCGCCCCGTCGGCAGGCACCAGGTGCTTACGGCTCCCGCTATCAAGAACATTGCCAGAGAAGCGGGCATTCCCGTGCTCCAGCCGCACTCCCTGCGGACTCCGGATGCGCTGATCAACCTTAAAAGGCTGAATCCGGACCTGATCGCGGTCATGGCGTACGGGCAGATTCTGAGCCAGGAAGTGATTGACATGGCGCCCATGGGCTGCATCAACGCCCATGCCTCCCTGCTGCCGCGCCACCGCGGAGCGGCCTGCATCCAGTCCGCCATCAAGTCCGGCGATTCCGAGACGGGAATCACCATCATGCACATCGTCAAAAAGCTGGACGCCGGGGACATCATCGCCCAGATCAGCACCCCGCTGGAAGGCACGGAAACCGGCGGCTCCCTGCACGACAAGCTGGCCCAGATGACGCCGGACGTATTGCTCCCAGCCATCCACGCCATTGAAAAGGGAACCGCCACACGCGTCCCTCAGAAGGAATTCCTGGCGACGTACGCTCCCAAGCTCCTGCGTGCGGACGGAAAGATTGACTGGACGCGCCCCGCAGAGGAAATCGGACGCATGATCCGGGCGTATGACCCGTGGCCCGGCACCTTCACCAATTACTGGAACCGCAAGAAGCGTATCCGCAACATGAAAATCTTCCCCGGCTTCTCCATCGTTCCGGAGGCGGAAGGGAAACCGGGCCAGGTGCTTTCCGCCGGAGAACAGGGGCTGCTGATCGCCTGCGGAAGCGGCGGCCTGCTGGTGACGAACGTCCAGCTTGAAGGAAGTACGCGCATGAACATCTCCCAGCTCATCGCCGGCCACCCGAATTTGAAAGACATCCATTTTGACGTGTAAATGGCCAAGTCCTTTTCCATGGAGAGCCTGAACGCGGCCCAGAGGAAGGCCGTACAGACCCTGCAGGGGCCCGTGCTGATCCTGGCCGGGGCCGGAACGGGCAAGACGCGCACCGTCACCTGCCGCATCGCCCACATGGTGGACCGCGGCATCAGCCCCAAAAGCATCCTGGCCGTGACGTTCACGAACAAGGCCGCCCTGGAAATGAGGGAGCGCGTAGGCCAGATGGTGGAACGGAAGGCGGCCCGCCAGATCATGGTGAGCACCTTCCACTCCCTCTGCGTGCGCATCCTGCGGGAGGACATAGGCCGGCTGGGGTACAAGACCAATTTCACCATTTACAGCGGTTCCGAGCAGAGCGGACTGATCCGGCGCCTGATCGTACGCCACGGCGGCATCACGGAAAAAATCACCCCCAAGGACGTG
This portion of the Akkermansia massiliensis genome encodes:
- the fmt gene encoding methionyl-tRNA formyltransferase, which encodes MHTIIPLPNPDLTLTCAGRQGKLSAMRIVFMGTGDIAIPAFRSLVRNSDLVGLVTQPDRPVGRHQVLTAPAIKNIAREAGIPVLQPHSLRTPDALINLKRLNPDLIAVMAYGQILSQEVIDMAPMGCINAHASLLPRHRGAACIQSAIKSGDSETGITIMHIVKKLDAGDIIAQISTPLEGTETGGSLHDKLAQMTPDVLLPAIHAIEKGTATRVPQKEFLATYAPKLLRADGKIDWTRPAEEIGRMIRAYDPWPGTFTNYWNRKKRIRNMKIFPGFSIVPEAEGKPGQVLSAGEQGLLIACGSGGLLVTNVQLEGSTRMNISQLIAGHPNLKDIHFDV